From the Neoarius graeffei isolate fNeoGra1 chromosome 1, fNeoGra1.pri, whole genome shotgun sequence genome, one window contains:
- the rgs13 gene encoding regulator of G-protein signaling 13, producing the protein MPSLPRITNELDNMTKEEMPPQSKRKDFKWRLQRKLIRSPISEKLKPGESLLWSQSLETLLRSKSGKTTFQAFLKSEFSDENIEFWIICEEFKKIKCNSRLNSRAKKIFERYIQAEAPKEINIDHKTRELIKQNVQIPTRCCFDDAQKIVFSLMEKDSYPRFLRSDFYRTLLESVS; encoded by the exons ATGCCAAGCTTGCCACGTATCACAAACGAACTGGACAATATGACCAAGGAAGAAATGCCACCACAATCTAA GAGGAAAGACTTCAAGTGGCGGCTTCAGCGCAAGCTCATAAGAAGCCCGATTTCAGAGAA ACTTAAACCTGGGGAGAGCCTGCTCTGGTCACAATCACTAGAAACTCTTCTTCGATCAAAAT CTGGTAAAACAACTTTCCAGGCCTTTCTGAAGTCCGAGTTTAGTGACGAGAATATTGAATTCTGGATAATCTGCGAGGAGTTCAAGAAAATCAAGTGCAACTCTCGGCTCAACTCCAGAGCCAAGAAGATATTTGAACGCTATATCCAGGCTGAAGCTCCAAAAGAG ATCAACATTGACCACAAAACCAGGGAGCTAATCAAACAGAACGTGCAGATCCCAACAAGGTGTTGCTTTGACGATGCCCAGAAGATCGTTTTCAGCCTGATGGAAAAGGACTCGTACCCCAGGTTCCTCCGTTCTGACTTCTACAGAACCCTTCTGGAATCAGTCTCATAA